The nucleotide sequence tgatgatcatgatgatgaagatgatggacaagaaggaggaaaaggaagaaggagaaaaaagTCCAACGAGaaaggaggaggaggtggtggtggtggtaacgatgataacaaaagaaaaaaataacaaaaaagaaggagaagaagaagaagacgaagagtctaaagaagaaggagaagaaaaaggagaaaaagaagaacgtGCAGGATGcttaaatgtaaatgacttgtataaacttgtatgtggagaataattaattcaaaaaatgcAGGAACATGCTGTTATTGAAGCTGTAGAATCTTATCCAGAAACTTCTATTTTTGGTTTGGCTTTTTGATTGGGTGCAAGTTTTGAACCAACTCCTATCTAATTGATGGAAATTTTAGCTAACCATTATATTGGCTCATGACTTGCTCCTATCCCCTTACTGGATCCACGGGGAAGAAGATCTTGGAGTTATCTTTCTAATAAACTAGGTTGCAGAAGACTGATATGGTGAGACTCATAACTAATCTTGGTTACGGGTTTTAGTTTCTGCTCAAGCAGATAGCATTGTTCCATCTTTATTTAAAATACCAACACCTCAACCTCCCCTTCTCCCCCTTTTTCTTGTGTACATAACAAAACAACAAAACCTTATCCCACTAGGTGGAGTCGGTTTCTTGTGTACATAAATATGATGAAAATATAAAGACTGAATTAACGTCTTACATAAGAGTATAAGACACAATCCAAACCAACAACAAACTATTAGGCATAATGAagcatttcaaaattcaaagctTTGCTGGTCCCTTGGGGTGATGTATGACTATGTAATTGTAGGCATCCAGGGTCAGAAAATCATCCAGCGTTGGAGCAGTGCACTGCCTTTTGAAGATCTTGCAAGCCTCCTTGTACATTCCCTTCTTGAACTTATCTTTTCCCACCTCACTTTCAATCCTAGCCATCTCTTCCTCAACCACCCGGCTGAAGAGCTCCTTGCTCACTCTTACTCCGAGTCCATCCCCATTCAACTCCACTCCATACTTAATCCACTGCCAGTTCTGCACCCTGCTAATCTCAGCAGTGGCAGCATCTTCCATGAGGTTGTAAAGAGGAACTGAACCAGATCCCGTGAGCCATGCCGCCACATACTGAATACCGACACGTGTATTCAAGCGGAGACCATCAATTGTACGTACACCTCTAGGTATTTGCAAGAGGTCTTCTTCAGTTATGCTTGCAGCATCATTGCGCTTCGCGGCCTTGATCTGGTTAGGAGCATTGCCCATGTTGTTGTTAAAAACCTCCATGCAGGTTGGGATCAGACCGGGGTGTGCTGCCCATGTTCCGTCATGCCCTGCCtttacttctcttagtttgtcCTTCCTTACCAGTTCCAGTGCTGCCTCATTAGCAGCTGGATCATCTCTAATTGGAATTTGAGCTGCCTGGTAAAGAATATAAACTTAAGAAACATTTTCAACAAAAAACCACCTTCATGTATGGCTTGCCTCAATTTGGTTTAAACAGTTTCAGCTAAATTTTCAATCTAGCCTTGTGATTGTTATCCTTAATGTTCTATTTGATACTAGTCAGTTAGCATCTAAATTATATAGTCCATATACCCTTCACTTAAAAGTTAGAACTACCACTAGAAATTAAGAATGCTGCATAGTAGTAAACTCTGGTCAGCTTCAAATTTCATGTGAACTTAAAATGTTATACTTTGATTTCAATGCCATCATCTTATTTTCCTGTCCAAGCAATGAAAACATGTTTGTTAAAGCCATATGCAATTTCGGCATTGGAGAACTTATTCTTGTAGTGAACCAAATTCAGAGAATGGATATTGTCATTTCTATTTTTATAATGTCCTTCATTTTTTCTACAAATTCACAATGCAAAAGTATGTATGGAGTGACATTATAGAAAAAGAGTGACATTAATTTATCACATATACATACCATGCCTCCCATAGCATGCACGCCACGCCTATGACACGTCCGGATGAGAAGATCAGAGTAGCTCTTCATGAAGTGCTGAGTCATGCCAACAAGAACCCTGTCCGGGAGCAGCCGATCCGGGTGAGCTTGGAAGGTCTTGACATAACTGAAAATGTAATCCCAACGGCCACAGTTGAGACCAACGGAGTGGTCCCTCAGCTCATACAGAATTTCGTTCATTTGAAACACAGCAGGAAGTGTTTCAATCAGAACAGTGGCCCGTATGCTTCCCCTTTCTATGCCTGCCATCTTCTCTGCCCTCTCAAACACATTGTTCCATATCTTAGCTTCCCTGTCAATCACAAATTACTTGTTTGATTGTATTCTATATAAACTCCTAAACATAAAATCTCTAGCCTTTGTTCTTTACCTTGAGTGCTCCATTTTTGGAAGATAGAAGAAAGGGCCAAAGCCTGCACCCTGAGTCTGGCGGAACGGTGCATGATTGTGGTAGAAGTAGAGACCGAAATCAACAAGGCAACCGGTTGCTGGTTCACCATCAATGAAAATATGGGCCTCCGGTAGGTGCCAACCTCTTGGTCTGACAAAAAGCTTAGCTGTCTGATCGTTGAGCTTGTAAACCTTGTTCCTGGCTTTGTCGTTGAAGGTTATAGTCCCAGCCACTGCATCCTTCAAGTTCACTTGACCCCTCATAAGATTCTCCCAGCTTGGTGAGAGTGCATCTTCAAAATCAGCCTACAAATTGAAATTTTAACAAACAGCAACTTTTCATTGTTTTGGTTCCAAATCTGAAATGTTATTTGAACATCACCCCCGAACATAAACACAACCTCTTATAAGATAGTGGAATGTGTCTTGAGGGCAAGGGCTAGTTAGAATTTATAGAACCAATAGAGAAACGGGAGCAAGTTGGATAGGTAATGTTACGAAAACAATCACAGAGTCATCATACAAACCGTTACAAAATAGGAAATGAATTATCTCAATTCTTTTTAGAGTTAATACTCAGTCTGAAATTTAACATCGGATTTATattaatcctaaaattataattggCTCCATTCGACTTccaaaatttataatattaactcatattagtctttaatttttataaatgcCATGTTGATTTTGCAGAATTTGAATTTTTTGCTTATATTTTGACTAAGAATATTAGACCTCCTAAAAACTTAATTGGCTCTCCAACATTCTTACGAAAAATGACAATAACAAGTTCAGTTTGAAAATTTTATGGCTCATGGAAGAAAAACAATCAAGCTTTTTGAGCTCTGATAAATCTCGATCACATGAAAGTTAGGTAAAAAATTCAAAGCGCGATAGAGTAATGTACCAAATCAACACATCGTTAATGAAAATTAGCTCAAGAGTTCATGTGAGTTACGCTTGTAAATTTTGGGATCAATTtgagtttattaaaattttaagagTCAAATTGGATCTGACTTTAAAttttagggaccaaattgaatattaactcattttttaattaaaaatgtaaaatataatttttagtcCTTTAATATTTTCAATTATACTTTTTTTAGTTTCATTTACAAAATATACAGTAAACTATGATGTATAGACACTGATACGGACACGGCACGCTAACACATTCTTTTTTTCTCAAATtaacaaggttctgaaaatcggaccggaccgaccggttcgaccggtttaacCGTGAACCAGCGATACAAGTGGTCCGATCCTCCTTTAAAAACCGCTAGAGAAAGAACCGCTCGAAAACCGGTGAACCGGCCAAAAACCCGCCGGTTGAGTCGGACCGGTGACCGGCCGGTTCCTTTAAACGACGCCGTTTTcttaattgttttaaaaaaaattaaacaaatgaaAACCTACCCGACCCGGCACCCCCACCCCCATTCATTCATCTCAGTCTCACAGTGAGTGAACCCTAGCCCTCTGAAGTTCCTCTCCATCGTCGCCCAGTAGCCCTCCATCGTCGCCGCAGTCTGAGGTCGTCAGCGCCACCGCCGTCGCCTGGTCCTCAGCACTAGTAGCCCTCCATCGTCACCTGGTTCCCAGCCCAGTAGCCCTCCATCGTCTTCAACTTCTCAACACCAGTAGCCCTCTCATCGTCTTCATCGTCGCCTGGTCCTCAACACCAGTAGCCCTCCATCGAACCCAGGTGAGTGACTCGTGGTCTTCATCTTCTCTGAACTTCCTCTGCTCATCTTCTTCGTTCTTCGCCTCTTCGGTCCTCTGCTCATCTTCTTCATTCTTCGCCTCTTCAGTCCTCTGCTCATCTTCTTCGTTCCTTTTTTTTCCTCAGTTGATACAGAAACATGAAGACGTACCTAGTGTACCCGTTACgcgattttttttcaatttattattgttttagtGTTTTGCACTTTTGCTGCTTTGTAATTGTTAATTTATTAATCTGTTTTAATTTGTTACTTTGTAATTGTTAATTTGTTACTCTGTTTTGTTAATACTGGAAAATGGAAACTTACTCTGTTTTGCAATATTGTTGAATGGCTGAATACTGTAGGCAGAATTGCTATGGGCATAATTGAACCAATACTCTTATGATTCATGGAACAATGACTCTTTAAAGGTTTTGTATCTCGATGTAGCTTTCGGCTCAGATTAAGTTCTATTGATGTTCAcgatgattcaaattcaaatttgcaGGTACAAAATGGCATATCATTCAAACTATAGTCATCTCCTGAATCCCTTGATTGAGAGCAATTAAGAGTTATTCATGGTGGAGAGGCTTATCATGATGGGTGCGATGAGAGCAATTAAGAGTTATTCATGGTGGAGAGGCTTATCATGATGGGTGCGAAAACCTGTTATTTGAACATTCAAAGAACATGACACTGATCATAGCTTCACTGATGGTCCCAAAAAAGAACACAAAAGTTTGGCAAAGACTTGTCTACACAGTGGATGAACCATGCTGACACCTATATTCATACATAGTACACTACAATTTCTTTGTAATCAAACACTTGCATGATCCCAAATCTTTGGGAAGAAATGCTAAGGGACTGAGCGAAAATGTAAGCCTTAGTTCATGTTGTAAATTTTGAGATTAGTTGAAACTAAAATTAGATTCGTAATTCATACATAATCCTAATAAGTGAACAAGCCATTTATGgaatgtttgattttttttgttaattgctGTAGGCAGAATTGCtgttagactataattatattttaggatgtatatttataatttatttattattttattttaaaataattttttcggttgaaccactggttagaCTGGTTAGACCAGTAAACTAATGAACTAGTAACTAgaacggtttgatgaccggtccaaTTTTCTGAACCTTGgtgtttaaaataaaataaattaattatttcctCAAATAAATCGATTTATAGAACTACCGTTTTAACATTTATTTACAAATTCGTTGTCACAGAGTAAAAATGTAAATGTGATGTTTGCGCTGGTACTGGCAACGAAAAAATTGGAgaaattttttttccaatttcaCTCCTTTTAACAGCGAAAATCGAAAAGAAAAAATGCCTTGGTTTGCACTTTCCTTGTCAGTAAAAAGGGACAATAGCGACTATAAATAGTGTAACCTTTGTAAGTATTTTCCAAACTACTTCGAaaattttatactaataactaattttaataactaattttaatatacacataACATAACCCTATTTAATTTGGTTAAATTTGATTCATAAACAAATTTAAATACGTAATATTACTCATACATAAATATAGGAAATAGTAATGTGTTTAGAAGACACAAATTTTGATACCCATCATGTTGATATTCGTTCTGTCAAATTTTGGTATAATTTTTACTCATTACTTAAATATTATTTTCACCATTAAATCAAGACTAAAAAATTTAGatataaaaaaatgataaatgatATACTTTAAtatgataattttttatattttttaaaattatagaaaGTATACAAATTGAACCGTTcgatttgtatttaaaaaataaaaaaatttggaatATATAAATTGGACCGTCCAATTTCTGtacctcaaattttttaatttttttaacacatTAGACGgtctaatttttgtatttatacaAATCAAACAGTTCAATTTTTGTACTTCTAATAAATTAGACCATTCAATTTTAATTAAATGATTCCACGTTTAAAAATAACACTCTAAcaattcatattttaaaaaaatcccattgctaatatcaaaaacaaaagagtgtatacaaatacaaataacacactctattaaaataaataaataaaaaataagccAATAagtaataactcaaatggcatagtttttccatactcaattaaaaggtTGCGGGATCGAGTCtcatatttttggtaaaaaaataaataaataaataaataattcaaatATATATTGGTACAAAGCTAATTATCGGCATGGGGTATGTGAAGAGATTGCATGACTTTATTTGCGCAAGGGATGAAGTCTATCATGGGATAAGAGTGTGGTGTTATTGAATTTTGTGCCCTCATTGAGAAGTGTGATAGGTTACGCCATTGATGATGTGGGTGACATTTGTCTTGTAAAACTAGAAGCACGCAAGAACTTGATCACATCGTCTGCTAGTGTTAGCAGTCAGGGACGGTTCTACTTGTGGGGGAAAgtacaatttgaaattttcttCGGTAATACATTATGATATTGCAATAATAGATTCTGATAAGGCTTTCTGATATGCTTGTTTTATTATATCTTTTTATTCAGATAATATTAGTTTTAATATTTGAATCTATTGTAGTAATagagtaaatatatatatattttcctttaGTTTATTGGAATAATAATATCTGGTATAGCATGCGTCATGCTGCTAAAACACTTATATTGCTACCAGAATAGATGATGATTCAGCTGTATTTTTGTTATGCAGTTAGTCCATACTTTAAAAAAGTTCCTTTAAAGTCGATACTGATTAATGAACAAAAGAAGTTGGTAGAAATGTAGAAGTAGAATGGTAATTGAGGTTCAATATTTATCATGGATTAAGAAAAAAGCCTCCTGTTTAAGAACACAAAATCTAACGTTTGGTTCTTTTCCTGGTCATAGTTCTAACTTCTAAATTATTCATGATTACTGCATTTGATGGGACAGACATATGTTTTTGTTCTTTTGGGCTTACACTCAACCAGTTCCTGATAAAAGAGTTACTACTAAGCCCTGATGCAATAAATCAATATTAAGGCCCACAGATATTTAAGTTTTGGGTTTTCATAGCAAGGCCAAAATCTGAATAGGTCGTTTCTGAGAAGAAGTACTTCAgacaaaaaaatgaaaagaaacacTTCACAAAGAATTCTCTTCTAACCCATCATGGGGATTgtccaaaaaaaagaaaagaattctcTTCATTTTTAGAACGTTTTTTGTGTGGATCTCTGGAGCTTATCCGAAGGACTATATATTTATTGAGAAACATTCTAATGCCTCGCTGATTACTACAATGGCTATGTGATGTATCAATGTTTAGATTGTCACCAAAAAAGATCGCAAATGGGACCAAATTCACCGAGCCAGTCCTTGTAATTTGTAGGAAAAGGTGAGTCAAGTTGAAAATTTAATACcgctaaatttaaaatatatgtcTAACTCGCATTGCTTAATCTGTGAGTTGTGACGGACAAGGCAGGTTTTTTTGTTGGGTTAggtatttttttttgtcaagattatttttttataaatttctatGATGTTATTGATCTATAAAAagatgaagatgataattgaagatATTCTAAGTTATATTTTGAAGTATATTTTGTTATGTGGGTAACTTGAAGTTAGTGGATTGGGCTTGTGAAATTGGCTCACGTGTTGGGTGGAGGTAATCTCCGACTAGGCTCGCGTTTGGGAGCTGTCGTCCGACTTGTGtatgtgaaagaatggggggtagtacctacaaagacacttcgatgcctaagtcagcaaatgGTTTTagcaggtttagagagtattggagcttagagatacctgatgggtgtcagtatatttatagtggtgaaccaataaccaccgttggagtagttccaccttttaaggtggataactgtccctttatcttagggaagttgagatatggctcctggaagtgggttgagagattttagggatggttacttatttgaataaggattatctgccagctaatcttcgcTCCCGACTTCCTTAGAACAAGTTTGTGTTAGTCCGACTTTTTGTGAGGAGGTCGGTGTCGAGTAAGGCTAATCTTTAGGTTGGGCCTTTTATTTAGACCTGAGCCTTagtgttgggccagggtatgaacagtgcccctactcgagtccaATCTCTTTGAATCATGAATTGGATTCAAGTATTTGAACTCGGGCTTGTAGCCGACGTGATGCAGAAACCGACGTGATTTTTAAATTTCCAACAGTCGCGTCTAATCAAATGTCGCGTCCGTTTAGGAGTTTCGTATTTACACGTAGGGAGCGGTTACATTGGTAACGGCGCGTATCTTTAATGATAGCCTCGTTTTATTGTTTTGCCCCTAGtgtatttataaatacttttccctttctttcttccgtttctttcgctttttttttttgaaatttcttACTTCAGACCTATATTTTCTCAAAGAGAAAGTTTTTTAGCCTTCCTTGCTGTGACTGCTATTGCCTCTGCTTCTCTTCGCGCTAATCAACAAAGGTTAGTTCCCCATTCTTCtcctcttgtcatttactttttatGTATTTAGAGGAGATCTGGCATGCTGTTAGCGAGTACGTTGAACTAGCCTTTTTGTTTTCTTACCTTTGAGTGAGGCTGTTTAGTTTTTTAGAGGTTCTGTGTATGATCCTCTTCCGTTTTCCTTTGTAAGTCTTTGTCActttttcttccatttcttttactGGAAAAGATGACTTCTCACATTTCTGACTGGGTAGACCTTACTATTCTTGGGGAGGAACCCCTAGTAGATACACACTACATCACTGACCTCTGCACCCATCATAGGATTTGTGTTCTTGATGAGGATGAACCCAAGTACGAGTTGATTGTGCCGGGTCTTAAAGATCGGGTTTGTTTTGGGAAGGCTGCCAATGCTGaccctcatttcttttttatgtatgatAGTCTTTTTACCCGTCTAGGGGTTCTTTTGCCTTTTTGGACATTGAGATAGAAGTTCTGAACCACTGCCGAGTTGCTCCTACCCAGCtccaccccaactcttggggttttatgAAAATTTACCATCTTGTTAGTCAGGAGTTGGATTTTCCAACGTCTTTGAGGATCTTTTTCtatctcttccatatgaccaagcccttcagtgggcaaaataataagcaacagtggATCTCTTTCCGGGCCATTCAAGGTCGAAAGATTTTTTCCATCTTTGATGAGTCCTTTCACGATTTTAAGAACTTCTTTTTTAAAGTCCTAGCAGTGGAGGGTCACCATCCCTTCTTCCTTGATGCAAATTCTTCTCCCCGCTTTCCTCTATACTGGTTAGAGGCTTCTCCTGTCGAGAAATACGGCCTGGATGATTTGGACGAAGTTGAGGAGGCGGTTGTGGGGTTCTTCCGAGAAGCTTGGAGAAGAGCCCCTTATTTGGATACAAAAAAGTTTCAACAGGGGTCTTCGAATTTTGTGCagacctgatgagcggataatttatacgctttttggcattgtttttagtatgtttttagtatattttggttagtttttattatatttttattagtttttatttaaaaatcacatttctggactttgctatgagtttgtgtgtttttctgtgatttcaggtattttctgactgaaattgagggacctgagtaaaaatctgatttagaggctgaaaaaggactgcatatgctgttggattctgacttccctgcactcgaagtgtattttctggagctacagaagctcaattggcacgctctcaatttctttgaaaagtagacatcctgggctttccagcaatatataatagtccatactttgcccgagatttaatggcccaaaccggcgttccaagtcagcatagaaattctggcatcaaaatgccagaactggcataaaagctggagttaaacgcccaaactggcacaaaagctggcgtttaactccaagaaaagtatctacacgtgaaagcttcaatgctcagcccaagcacacaccaagtgggcccgaaataagatttctgcattaattacttatttctataaccctaggctactaattttctataaataggaccttttactattgtattttgatcttgggacgtttagtccttagacctttgaggctggccattcggccatgcttagactgttttcacttatgtattctcaacggtagagtttttacacaccatagattaaggtgtggagctctgctgttcttcatgaattaatacaattactattgttcttctattcaattcacgcctgcttcttctctaagatattcattcgttcttcaacttgatgaatgtgatgatccgtgacactcatcatcattctcacctatgaacatatgcctgacaaccacctctgtgctactagcaatggcttgaatgcgtatctcttgggtttctaatctaagattggaaccttcgtggtataggctagaattattggcggtcattcttgagatccaaaaagtctaaaccttgtctgtggtattccgagtaggatctgggaaggaatgactgtgatgagcttcaaactcgcgattgttgggcgtgtgacagacgcaaaaggatcaatggatcctattccaacatgatcgagaaccgacagatgattagccgtgcggtgacagcgtatttggaacattttcactgagaggacgggatgtagccattgacaatggtgatgcccaacataaagcttgccatggaaaggagtatgaatggttggaagaaggcaataggaaaccagaggttcagaaggaacaaagcatcttcatacgcttatctgaaattcctaccaatgaattacataagtatctctatctttattctattttataattatcaattctccataaccatttgaatctgcctgactgggatttacaagatgaccatagcttgcttcaagccgacaatctccgtgggatcgatccttactcacgtaaggtattacttggacgacccaatgcacttgctggttagttgtgcggaattgtgacaaagtgtgattcacgtttgagagctccaagtctttggcgctatcgttgatgatcacaatttcgtgcaccaagtttttggcgccgttgccggggattgttcgagtttggacaactgacggttcatcttgttgcttagattaggtaattttactttttattttcgaaaaaaaatttctattctgttcttcagagtttttaagaatgaattctagagtttcatgatgatttgttgaagtctggctggctgtgaagccatgtctaatcttttggaccgaggtttcaacttatcatcacaagagcttgatgatttctatcaatcttgcttttgaaagtaatgatctgctaaagcttggctggccattggccatgtctagtgttttggaccggagcttccactgaaagcttggctggctagtatgccatgtctaattcttggaccggagtcttagactaacattgcaatgatttctggaattcttattaaaaattttgaatccctttattttcttctccactcaattttcaaaaaatcacaaaaaaatctataaaatcttaaaataaaaaatattttatgtttcttgcttgattctagtgttaatttttaagtttggtgtcaattgcatgtctttattcttcttgcatttttcgaatatatgcattatgttcttctttaatcttcaagttgttcttgatgatttccttgctctgatctttaaattctcttgttttgtgtgttttgttgtttttcatttaCTTGTTAGAATCTcgaatatgaaaatttctaagtttggtgtcttgcattcattgcttatttgatcttagttttccatgattagttgcattttgattgtttctcattattaaaaattcaaaaaaaaattctttaaaattatgtcttttcaagtcaataatacagagaattgaagattcagaacattcagcagaggaatcacacagaaaaagctgggcgttcaaaatgcccagtgaagaaggaaaactggcgtttaaacgccagccagggtacctggctgggcgttaaacgcccaaaaaggtagcattttgggcgttaaacaccagaatggatgccattctgggcgtttaacgccagaaggacactagagggaagattttgtttttaattcaaatctttttcaaatcatatcttttcaatcatatcttttcaaaatcaatttctttctatttttttaattattattttcaaaaattcttgttacaattagtgatttagttcaaaattttcaagttgttacttacctatgaagaaaggatcaaaagtattaattctagaatcatatcttttaatttcttgttggtcaagtaatcaactttaattttaaaaaactttcttcttttaaatttgattctcaatcatatcttctcaatcatatcttttcaatcacatctttttcaaaattaagtttcaatcatatctttttgatttctaatttcaaaatctttttcaaaaatcacttaatttctttcccaatcttagttttcgaaaatcaattaccaaattttcaaaattttttttaattatttcaaaatcttttactttaatttcgaaaattcttcccctcttctcacacccttctatttaaggactaacactcctcctcaatatgcaattcgaactctatctctcttgataagttcgaagtctctcttctctacctcctccttctattcttcttttcctctgacacctcaaggaatctctatactgtgacatagaggattctatattttcttcttctctcttttcatttGAGAAGGAGTAAGGacaaggacattcttgttgaagctgatcctgaacctgaaaggaccttgaagagaaagctaagagaagctaaagtacaactctctatagaggacctaacagaacttttcaaacaagaagaagccatgacagccgaaaataacaacaatgccaacaatgcaaggaaggtgcttggtgactttactgcacctactcccgacttctatgggagaagcatctcaatccctgccattggagcaaacaactttgagcttaagcctcaattagtttctctaatgcaacagaattgcaagtttcatggacttccattggaagatcctcatcagttcttagttgaattcttgcaaatctgtgacactgtcaagaccaatggggttgatcccgaggtctacaagcttatgctttttccctttgctgtaagagacagagctagaacatggttggattcacaacataaagaaagcctgaactcttgggaaaagctagtcaatgccttcttggcaaaattctttccacctcaaaaatt is from Arachis ipaensis cultivar K30076 chromosome B01, Araip1.1, whole genome shotgun sequence and encodes:
- the LOC107631476 gene encoding malate synthase, glyoxysomal; the encoded protein is MRGQVNLKDAVAGTITFNDKARNKVYKLNDQTAKLFVRPRGWHLPEAHIFIDGEPATGCLVDFGLYFYHNHAPFRQTQGAGFGPFFYLPKMEHSREAKIWNNVFERAEKMAGIERGSIRATVLIETLPAVFQMNEILYELRDHSVGLNCGRWDYIFSYVKTFQAHPDRLLPDRVLVGMTQHFMKSYSDLLIRTCHRRGVHAMGGMAAQIPIRDDPAANEAALELVRKDKLREVKAGHDGTWAAHPGLIPTCMEVFNNNMGNAPNQIKAAKRNDAASITEEDLLQIPRGVRTIDGLRLNTRVGIQYVAAWLTGSGSVPLYNLMEDAATAEISRVQNWQWIKYGVELNGDGLGVRVSKELFSRVVEEEMARIESEVGKDKFKKGMYKEACKIFKRQCTAPTLDDFLTLDAYNYIVIHHPKGPAKL